A stretch of DNA from Syntrophorhabdaceae bacterium:
TCCATCTTGTCGTTCCTGAAGGCCCTGTCCTGGAGTATCTTCTGGGCTCTCAGTGAGTCTCTCCGGTGTATGACGTAGACCTTTCTTACAATATGGGCCAGCGACAGCCCTTCTTCAATCGCCGAGTCCCCGCCGCCGATGACGGCGACGTCCAAATTCCTGAAGAACATCCCGTCGCAGGTGGCGCAATAAGAGATTCCCCTTCCGAGAAGCTCGTCTTCGCCGGGGATGCCCATCTTTACCGGCTCTGTGCCGGCCGCGATGATGATCCCCGCAGCGCTGAATTCTCCTTCTGTTGTTTTAACGGTAAATATCCTTTCCTTATACTCGACGGCCGATACCTCTGAGAATTCTTTGACCGGAAGGCCAAAGGCCTTTGCGTGGGCAGCGAACCTGTCCATCAATTCCCTGCCCGATATGCCCTCGGGAAATCCGGGATAGTTCTCCACCCGTTCAGTATTGACCGGCATGCCTCCGGGAAGCGCCTTCTCAAGGAGCAGCGTTTCGATACCGGCCCTCATGAGGTATATTCCCGCCGTAAGGCCTGCCGGGCCGGCTCCGATTATGATCGCATCGTGGAACTCAGACACTAAAACCTCCAGTATAAGCAGCAAAACATAGTAGACAGTAAGCAGTATGCACGAAAAGCCTTTACTGCCCGCTTCATGCTTATCATTGTTTCAACTGTAAGTTAAATAATATGCAATCCGGTCCTATTATTCAAACGATTTTTAAAACCTTTGTGGATTACAGGCTTGTTTTTTTAAACTGCTTACTGTCTACTTCTTACTGCCTACTGCCTTCCTGCAGCTTCTTTTACAGTTTTTACACATCAGGTTTGCGTTGTATTGTTCATAGAACCTCTCCGGGTGCTTGAAGTAGATATATTCCCACTGGGTCAGGGTGACGATCGACATAAAAAGGATCGAATAGGTCCAGAATGATGGTATGTAGATCATCGGGGAAAAGGCCATCAGGTATCCCCAGTTATTGATCCTGCATGTGTTGCAGCACTTGCTCTGCGCCAGCCACATGAAGGGACAGAATACGGCAATGCAGAACTGATCCATAAAGACGAAAAAGAGGACGATGATATACAGCCAGGTGTCGCTCAGCATGCCTGCCTTCCGCCAGAAACCTATGGTCAGGACAAGGAGGATCCAGTAGATAGCCGATCGTACGGCGCCGCTGTCGGCCTTTCCCTTCGACGCACGGAAACGCTTTGCCCGTGAAGGATTGCCCTCGCCGGCGCTGAGAAAATTTCTCGCGTAGATCTTCCCCAGGGACATCTTCGGATTCAACTGCGGGATAAGCCGCTTGACGAGTATCAGGATTGTCATAAGCCACAGGACATGGTAGACGCGGAAAAAGAATATCTGGAAGGTAAAGAAACTGACGAGCCATTCAGGGCGGAAGATCGCAAAGAGTCCCGGGATAACAACCATAGCCGCTTTGTATATAAGCCTCCTGTACCCGTCATTCTCACATACGCCGAACACCGTAGAACCCCTTATCGAATCGTTGAATCAGAAAAGACTCTCTTAGTGTAAGGGAATTAAAGACAATTTACTACCAAATTTTGTCTGGCGGCCGGTGTTATGTTTTAATGCCCTGGATAGATGATAAGAGATTTATGGAGCGGGAAACGGGGCTCGAAAACATTGCGAGTCTTGATAATGGGGCGTTTATGACGAACAAGGAACCAAAACAGAACCAACCGGGAAGTAACGGGGTAGAAGAAAGCGCCTGTATGGGTTGGAAAGCCTTCAGTGAAATGACGGGAATGAGCATAAGGAAGGCACAGTATATGAAAGACAAACTCCTTAATGCAGGCGTGATCTATTACATGAGAGTAGGCAGGCCCCCGCGTAAGCGGATGGTGTTCTTTCCCTCTCTTGTTAAGCGATACATGGGCCTTATGGGAAACTACCGGGAAATTGTATGATGATAGATCCGCTTAATGAATTTCCTATAATCGGCTGGGATAACATAGCCCGTTTTCTTGCTACATCGAAGAGGACCGCACAGAGTAGGCGCGCTGAAATGATTGAGGACAATGTTTTATTCAAGCGC
This window harbors:
- a CDS encoding NAD(P)-binding domain-containing protein, whose product is MSEFHDAIIIGAGPAGLTAGIYLMRAGIETLLLEKALPGGMPVNTERVENYPGFPEGISGRELMDRFAAHAKAFGLPVKEFSEVSAVEYKERIFTVKTTEGEFSAAGIIIAAGTEPVKMGIPGEDELLGRGISYCATCDGMFFRNLDVAVIGGGDSAIEEGLSLAHIVRKVYVIHRRDSLRAQKILQDRAFRNDKM